The DNA segment CTTCCGCCCTCCCTGCCCATGCTGGTGCCCCGGGCATTACCTGGTTCTCCACCAGCATGGCAATGTCCATGAACATGTCGTGAAGCTCCTTGATGCTGCTCTCCAGCCTCACGATGTCCTTGTGCCGCCCCTCGATCTCGCTGAGGGCTTGCTTGGAAATCTGAGAGTCGATGATCTACGACCATCCACACAGAGGccttcagcccccaccccccgcagggctcccccctccccgccccctgccccgcaTCACTCACCCCCGAGGTGAAGATGGCAGGGTTCCCACTCTCCAGCATCTCCTCCAGCTCCTCATCCGTTGTCTTCTTGCCAGCTTTATAACAAAAGAAGCAGAGCATACCATTTCAAAAGTTCCCCCCAAGTGGGAATCACACCAACCTCATCATAAAGACCAAGGCCTCTGCAACACTCCAAGGGCCTCCCGACTCGCCTTTCTCCTGAGTTCTCCCCAACCCAGTCCTTCCCTAACAGGATCAGCAATTCCCTTCCTGAAGCACGAGTCTGATCACATTCCCTCCAGCTCAGAATGCGTCCTGGCCCCTTGACTACGCCACAGAGAACAAGGTCCTCAGGAGGAGGAGCCCATGCTGCCTGGGTGACCTCCCCCTCCATCCGTCCTGACCTCACCCTGCTGCCCAAATGCGCCCCGTCCCCAGGCCCGGGACAGCCGCCCCTCCTGACCACATGTGCTCTGTCCTGGCTGTGCCCTTGTTTATACAATTCCTGCACCCAAACCACACCCCGCCCTGCCCTCCACACAGCTGATTCCTAAAGGGCCGGCTTTATTGATTTCTTGATTTCTCACGGCAACTAGCATCCTTCTTTGCTGTCAGTAGGCAGCAAGAGATGTCGCGAGCTCAGAGGAGGGCAGCTGGGTAGCAGATGTTTCCCTCCATGTAGGAGGAAACGCCGGTTCCCATGGCAACCGAACACTGGGGCCTGATGACCTGGAGCCACCTTCCAGCCTGAGACACCACATCCAGGATGCGCCAGTGCTATAAGGCCTCTCCTCGGCTTGGGCACAAAACAGAAGGCAGAGGCCACCCACGGGGCtgctccctctcctccagcctcacAATCTGGGACTGACAAGTGCGTGGCAGGAAAGGGGAAGGGGCACAGGCCAAACTTCAAACACGCACTGATCTCCAGCTGCCGCTGGATCCGCCCTTTGCTGCGTTCACGGAAGTCCACCTGCGCCTCGTTGTATTTGGTCATCACCTCCACAAACTTGCGGGAGAGGACGGAGTGCTGTGGGGACAAGGTCAAAGGCCGTGAGcccccggggggagagggagatggaagGTCCACGACTTAcagaaccccacccccacacagccTCCTCTATGGCAGCACCGGGCTTGGAAAAAAGactcaactattttttttcttgtcatagctgcaccctcagcatacggaagttccccagctCTGAGTGAAacaggagctgccagcctatggcacagccacagccacaggggatccaagctgcatctgggaccgacaccacagcttgtggcaaaagccagatccttaactcactgagcgaggccagggatcaaacctgcatcctcacgggttcttaacctgctgggtcacGATGGGAACTGTGAGACTCAACTTTTTGGTTTCCTAACCTTACACCACTGGGAGAGCCGGCTGACCCTTCCAAAGCATGCGTTCAGTATTTGTTTACCTGCCTTGATGAACTCGTGAAGTAACTGTGAGACCAAAGGAGACCTCTTTGTGAATCTCAGAGGCCCTGCTCTCTACAGCTGCGGACTCGCCTCCTACATCCAAAGATCCTTGGGCTCATATACAGACTCATCTCCCCAACTTTTCTTGCATCCAACTCAAGGCATTCACTCAACGGCCCTGGGGCCTAAACACCTATCTTTATCATTTTGATTCTTTGCCCACCTCTCAGCATGAAGCCCTACTCGTTTTTCCTTTGCAAAATCATCCATATCTACAGTGCTTTCAATCCCATGATCACCGTGCAAATTCAGACCAAAACCACTGCAAAAACCCAACTAGAGACCCACCCACCTCTTGCCTCTTCCCCATGCCAATCCAGCTTTCAGATGGATACCAGAGTATCTTCCTAATAGACTGCAACCTGAAGTTACATGCAGGCTACTCAGTCAATGCAACGCCCTAGACGGTAGTCACAGGCCTTTGGAATATGGCGCTGTGTTCTCTACTGAAACTCAATACTCACTATCCCAAGACAAACTTTTTACTCTAGTCAGGCTGTTCTCTTCAtgtctgctccccacccccaccacttccaacacacacacacacacacacaccacttttGCCCCCATGCCTCTAAGGAGAATCTCTTTCTGGGCCTGTACATGGTGGcactctttttacttttttgtcgtggccaaggatcaaagccacaacctcatgcacactatgttgggttcttaacccactgagccacaaggggaactcccatggtgGCACTCTTGCCCATCCATGGCCCAGCCGCCTCTGGGCACCCCAGCTCTCCCCGAGCTCATCTGAGGCTGAGGGCATGTGTGTTTCAGCATGTCTTTCTACACGGCTTTCCTGGGGGTCTCGTGTCAAGTTTCCTTGTGCCACTTGAACACCGTGCCATTTCTTCAAGGACAAGGATCATGTGTCTGATGACCACCAAACAGGACAAACGATGACCAACAATCTTCGGAAGGAACACTTTAGCTTCCTCAGCTGTAAACCAGGGAGGCATGCTCAACCCTAAGCTGCCTCTGGGAGCCTCAGAGGCCTCACCAGAGGGGAGCGTGAGAGGGGCCACGGGGGCCAGACTCGACCCCGTTCCCTACTTCAACCTGGGCAGCTCTCCTCTACCAGCTCTTCAAACTGAATTCCAAACaagagctgttttgtttttttgttttttgtttttaagactcCACTGCTAGAAAAGAGAACCCCCCTAcatgatggtgggaatgtaaattcatgcagccactatggaaaacagtatggaggttcctttaaaaactaaatatacaactaccatatgacccagccatcccattcgtgggcatctatctggacaaaactgtaattcaaaaggatacatgcatccctatgttcagaGCAATggtatttataataaccaagacaggGAAGTAACAGATGAACAGGTGAAGAAGTGGTACGTATACATACCAtgaaacactactcagccatgaaaaggaatgaaaatgaaataataccatttgcaacaacatggatggaactagagattatcatactaagtaagtgagacaaagacaaatattatgtgatatcacttataggtggattctaaaaaataatacaaattaacagattcacagacatagaaaacaaacttataattaccaaagggaaagggggggataaattaagagtctgggattaacagatacacactgctgtatatgaaataaacaacaaggatttactgtacagcaggggaactatattcaatatcttataataacctataatgaaaaagaatctgagaaagaaacaTATACGTATCTCCCAGGATACTCGCCCCAACCAACCACACctcactacctttttttttggtatttttagggtcacacttgcagcatatggaggttcccaggctagcggttgaattggagctatagctgccagcctatatagcacaaccacagcaagaccagactcaagccatgtcttcaacctacaccacagctcatggcagtgctggatatttaacccactgagcgaggccaggggtcaaacctgcgtcctcgtggatactgatGAGAATTTGtttctctgagccatgatgagaactcctaccCCACTAATTTAAAACACTcaactgcccccccaccccattaaGTCTGAagagaatctttcttttttttggtcttttttgccatttcttgggccactcccacggcatatggaggttccaaggttaggggtcaaatcggagctgtagccgccagcctacaccagagacacagcaacttgggatccgagctgcgtctgcaacctacaccacagctcacggcaacacgggatccttaacccactgagcaaggccagggattgaacctgcaacctcatggttcctagtcggattcattaaccactgagccatgacaggaactcccctgaagaGCCTCCTTAATTCATATGTAcaaactgaatcgctttgctactatgcaccagaaactaacacaatattgtaaatcaaccatacttcaatataaaaaaatttttttttttttttgctttttagagctacgcttgtggcatatggaggttcctagacaaggggttgaaatggagctacagctgccagcctataccacagccacagcaatgcaagatctgcgccacatctgcaactacaccaaaattcatggcaacaccggatccttaacccactgagcgaagccagggatcaaacctgtgtcctcacagatactagtcagatgcgtttccactgcgccacaacggaaactcctcaataaaaagttttataaataaaaataaatagattaaaaagctaggaaaaaataaattaaaaaaagattggaCTAGATGATCGTTAGACCAGGGAAACTCTCACCTGGGATTTCCGAATCCGAAGGTCTGCTGACGACCGGACCTCGTCTTCTTCGATATGCCTCTCCATGCCTGGGTGGGAGAGAAGGGCGTTCTGGCAAGGCATCTGCTGCTCTCTGCCAGGACACGCGCTGCACAATGCAACCCTGACTCTCATTCTCACACCTGGGCCAGGAGACGTGACAGCAGGCAGGCCCTGTCTCGGAAGGCCAGCTCCCTCGTGAGCCACAGGACGCACACTCCACACCTTTCCCAGGCACACGCCTTCCTCAGCTACATCTCAGCTCAGGGGTCAGCCACTCGGGTCTCTGTCATCAAGAGACATGGGCTCAAATCCTTGCCCTGCCACCTACTAGCCGTCTACCTCTGGAAAAGCCACTTAACCTGTGGTCCCATTCTCTCATCTGTAAGACAGAATAAAGAGCTGTGCCCCTCTCTGACGATTCTGATGTGGAAATGAAAGGAGGATGCCCACTGAGGGCTGGGCACATGATCAGTGCTACGGATGGAAGCTGCCACTAGtgacctccacctccacccccgtGAAAACAGGTAGCACTGTCTGCTTTGGCTGAGAACTGATTACTTAGGCTGAGCAATGCCACTTTCATACTCTGACCAACAGCAAGCACTCGTCTCCAAACACAATGGGGCAAGAATGCAAATGACTTATGAAACCAAGAAGCCTTCTGGGCCCCAGGGGAACCGACTCTATGAGAGTGGCTTCACTGAGGAATGCCCTaagccaaggggtgggggggggggtggaaatgGAGGGTGAGACACCTGGTCCCCAAGAAATATCTGCAGACTGAACAACCTCTCCGGAATCCAGAGATAACCAACACCACTATTCATGTGTCTGTAGGTGCCGAAGAATCGGGACCAGGAGGAAAAAAGTTGACGGACTAAGTTTAAGGACCAAGTCACACAAATATTCAGCAGCTGAAAGCACACTTTCATTCCCGCCTCCAAACTTCCACTCCGGACTCCTCCAACCACAGTCATGACCCAAGAGCAGACAGAATTTCTGGGGCTAGAATAGGTCTGTTCCAGGGACAGTGCCCAGACCACGAAGAGTGTCACTCCCATCGGGAAGAGTCTCAGTCCAGAAGAGTTGGACACGGAGGCCGTGAgatgggtgggggcggggggggagctGCCTGAACCCCCTGCTGCCTTCTTACTCTTCAGTTTGTTCCGGACGTTGTTGGCCCTTTTCTTGATCTCAGTCGTGAGCTGCTCCAGGTCATCCTTGgtttctggatttaaaaaaaaaggcaggtggaaTCAGGCAGGTAGAAAAGACTGATTGCTTAGTCAGCTACAACAATCAATGGAAGAGATGGGGTGCTTTTTCAGCGCCCTCCACCCAGAGCAGCACACATCCCGGTGGGCTCCCCAGGCATCCTCATTGGGATCACAGAgggcttatttttaaaaggcatttttgttCCAGGCA comes from the Phacochoerus africanus isolate WHEZ1 chromosome 4, ROS_Pafr_v1, whole genome shotgun sequence genome and includes:
- the STX3 gene encoding syntaxin-3, producing MKDRLEQLKAKQLTQDDDADEVEIAVDNTAFMDEFFSEIEETRLNIDKISEHVEEAKKLYSIILSAPIPEPKTKDDLEQLTTEIKKRANNVRNKLKSMERHIEEDEVRSSADLRIRKSQHSVLSRKFVEVMTKYNEAQVDFRERSKGRIQRQLEITGKKTTDEELEEMLESGNPAIFTSGIIDSQISKQALSEIEGRHKDIVRLESSIKELHDMFMDIAMLVENQGEMLDNIELNVMHTVDHVEKAREETKRAVKYQGQARKKLIIIIVVVVVLLGILALIIGLSVGLK